A genome region from Nitrospira sp. includes the following:
- a CDS encoding AbrB/MazE/SpoVT family DNA-binding domain-containing protein: MSTSTLTSKGQTTIPKDVRERLNLHPGDRLEFVIDEDGRVIVLPASVDASELAGMLKRPAKPVTVEEMNQVIRKRGGRR; encoded by the coding sequence ATGTCCACCTCGACGTTGACCAGCAAAGGCCAGACCACCATACCGAAAGACGTCCGTGAACGGCTCAATCTCCATCCAGGGGATCGTCTAGAATTTGTCATCGACGAGGACGGACGGGTGATTGTGCTTCCGGCGAGTGTCGATGCCTCGGAGCTTGCCGGCATGCTCAAGCGGCCGGCCAAGCCGGTCACTGTCGAAGAGATGAATCAAGTGATTCGCAAGCGGGGGGGGCGGCGATGA
- a CDS encoding ATP-binding protein, whose product MTPASNAKKLLLVHPSAETSALVMEQATARGISVITAPDSDGALSMMDMAMPDILLVDWFQPAKTRLALLHEARRRCLWMPIIATAHKGDEHAILDAVRAGAGDYLYSPVRVEEFWKALNRAFERIPQTVEDIPGIEQVEYRLVIGTNPADVESCVTWLVERTAMTLPETQRLHLRTTLIELIVNAVEHGSLEIFYQEKHEALSADQFESLIADRRRHPRFATRRVIVKALYDKIHRRIRYVITDQGNGFRWNGFLTRSDEPCDSRDANGRGVFLAKAFFPDLTYNERGTEVSFSVPLA is encoded by the coding sequence ATGACGCCTGCCTCCAACGCCAAAAAGCTGTTACTGGTTCATCCCAGTGCGGAGACATCGGCACTGGTTATGGAACAGGCGACGGCACGTGGGATCTCGGTCATCACGGCACCAGATTCGGATGGGGCCTTATCAATGATGGACATGGCCATGCCCGACATCTTATTGGTCGACTGGTTTCAGCCGGCAAAGACCAGGCTAGCGCTTCTCCATGAGGCCCGCCGCCGTTGTCTCTGGATGCCGATTATCGCCACGGCACACAAAGGGGATGAGCATGCCATTCTGGACGCCGTTCGTGCGGGTGCGGGAGATTACCTCTACAGTCCAGTCCGAGTTGAAGAATTCTGGAAGGCTCTGAATCGGGCGTTCGAGCGAATTCCTCAGACCGTTGAGGATATTCCTGGCATTGAACAGGTGGAGTATCGGCTCGTCATCGGCACCAATCCTGCCGATGTCGAGTCTTGTGTGACGTGGCTCGTCGAGCGGACGGCCATGACCTTACCGGAAACCCAGCGGCTGCACCTCCGCACCACGCTTATCGAACTGATCGTCAACGCGGTCGAACATGGCAGCCTTGAAATCTTCTACCAGGAGAAACATGAAGCGCTCAGCGCCGATCAGTTTGAGTCGCTGATCGCCGACCGCCGCCGGCATCCGCGGTTTGCAACGCGCCGTGTCATTGTCAAAGCCCTGTACGACAAAATCCATCGCCGCATCCGGTACGTCATTACGGATCAGGGGAACGGGTTTCGCTGGAACGGCTTCCTCACGCGATCGGACGAGCCCTGCGATAGCCGCGACGCGAATGGACGCGGCGTCTTTCTCGCCAAGGCCTTCTTTCCTGATCTCACCTATAACGAACGCGGCACGGAAGTGTCTTTTTCTGTGCCCCTGGCATAG
- a CDS encoding protein-glutamate O-methyltransferase — protein sequence MDYAITTQEYEQIRTLLYDESGISLGDSKQSLVVSRLTKRLRDLQLESFDSYYQYVTQDDSGEEFTRMLDLLSTNKTDFFREPKHFDFLRERILPTLQQEKHIRIWSSACSTGEEPYTIAMTLHDAVKNPALWNFEILASDISTRVLAHAAKGLYAEERLRDVPAEVVKRHFLHGRGDSAGLVKVKPHLSEIIKFRRMNLMDDRFPIKAPLDLIFCRNVMIYFDRPTQERLVNKFYHHLKPGGHLFIGHSESLQWVSHPFKTLAPTIYWKEG from the coding sequence ATGGACTACGCCATTACGACACAGGAATATGAGCAAATCCGTACCTTGTTGTATGACGAAAGCGGCATTTCATTGGGGGACAGCAAGCAATCCCTGGTGGTATCCCGCCTCACGAAGCGCTTGCGCGACCTCCAACTGGAGAGCTTCGATTCCTACTATCAGTACGTGACTCAGGACGACAGCGGCGAAGAATTCACCCGAATGCTGGACCTGCTCTCCACGAACAAAACGGATTTTTTCCGCGAACCCAAGCATTTCGACTTTCTTCGCGAGCGCATTCTTCCCACACTGCAACAGGAAAAACACATCCGCATCTGGTCTTCCGCCTGTTCCACCGGCGAGGAGCCCTATACCATCGCCATGACGCTGCACGACGCCGTCAAGAACCCGGCCTTGTGGAACTTTGAAATTCTGGCCTCAGACATCTCCACCCGTGTATTGGCCCATGCCGCCAAGGGCCTGTATGCGGAGGAACGCCTCCGCGATGTGCCGGCGGAAGTCGTAAAACGGCATTTCCTTCACGGACGCGGCGACAGCGCAGGGCTCGTGAAAGTCAAACCGCATCTCTCGGAGATCATCAAGTTTCGGCGGATGAATTTGATGGATGATCGCTTTCCCATTAAAGCGCCTTTGGATCTGATCTTCTGCCGGAATGTGATGATCTATTTCGATCGCCCGACGCAGGAACGTCTGGTCAACAAGTTTTATCATCATCTGAAACCAGGCGGACATCTCTTCATCGGCCACTCAGAAAGCCTCCAATGGGTCTCCCACCCATTCAAGACCCTTGCGCCGACCATCTACTGGAAGGAAGGCTAA
- a CDS encoding Hpt domain-containing protein: MDAQPVMDLAAALERFDGDQDLFLTLAEMFLERAPTALIGIQTALVDQDLPLLVKEAHKLKGSAMEFCARPTVAAAAQLEESARQSATQEIPALADQVSVELQRLTAALKVIIEKGFPS; encoded by the coding sequence ATGGACGCACAACCTGTCATGGACCTGGCCGCTGCCTTGGAACGGTTCGACGGTGATCAGGACCTCTTTCTGACCCTGGCCGAGATGTTCCTCGAGCGAGCCCCTACCGCACTCATCGGGATCCAGACCGCGCTCGTCGACCAGGATCTGCCGTTGTTGGTGAAGGAAGCCCATAAATTAAAGGGATCGGCCATGGAGTTCTGCGCCCGCCCAACCGTGGCCGCAGCAGCACAGCTTGAAGAATCGGCCCGTCAGTCGGCCACACAGGAAATCCCCGCGCTCGCGGACCAAGTGTCCGTTGAGCTCCAACGGTTAACGGCGGCCTTGAAGGTGATTATCGAAAAAGGATTTCCTTCATGA
- a CDS encoding type II toxin-antitoxin system VapC family toxin has protein sequence MIGIDTNVLVRHLVQDDPRQAHAATQVITKQCTRDNPGFINRIVLCELVWVLESAYGYSKDTIVNVLDRLLRTSQLRVEDAQTAWTAYRLYQKGKADFSDCLLGSTNRLGGCESTVTFDRAAGKLEGFQLL, from the coding sequence ATGATCGGGATCGATACGAATGTGCTCGTCAGGCACTTAGTACAAGACGACCCCCGTCAGGCACACGCAGCCACACAGGTCATCACGAAGCAATGCACGCGGGATAACCCAGGATTTATTAACCGCATCGTCCTCTGCGAGCTAGTCTGGGTCTTGGAGAGCGCCTACGGATATTCGAAAGACACGATCGTGAATGTCCTGGATCGTCTTCTGCGTACGAGCCAACTCAGAGTGGAGGATGCACAGACAGCATGGACGGCCTATCGGCTGTATCAAAAGGGGAAGGCGGATTTTTCGGATTGCCTTCTGGGATCAACCAACCGCTTGGGCGGCTGTGAGTCGACCGTCACCTTTGATCGAGCCGCCGGTAAACTCGAAGGATTCCAGTTGCTGTAG
- a CDS encoding UDP-N-acetylglucosamine 2-epimerase, with protein MRDNTERPETVTIGTNELIGTDPRKLPPALARLMAGQWKKGAIPPRWDGKTAERIVEHLRTLLVRA; from the coding sequence TTGCGCGACAACACCGAGCGACCGGAGACCGTCACGATCGGGACCAATGAGCTGATTGGAACCGATCCGCGGAAACTACCTCCGGCACTGGCGCGCCTGATGGCCGGCCAGTGGAAGAAAGGTGCAATTCCACCGCGATGGGACGGAAAGACGGCCGAGCGAATCGTGGAACATCTCCGAACACTGTTGGTGCGCGCATAG
- a CDS encoding DUF420 domain-containing protein, translating to MDLKTTLWYLVLSSLTVAYLVVLAGVRAAKSHDVNHHSHRMIVGCTIIGIWLVAYVLKQAIFGRESFKGPDSAYWTVYVPIFVTHMLFAITTIGLGAYNLYMGLHRLRYGSVGAMVAGMTTHRRMGNALVWTFSGTMITAYLVYLMLFVWYRS from the coding sequence ATGGATCTTAAAACGACGCTTTGGTATCTCGTCCTCTCCAGTTTGACGGTCGCGTATCTCGTCGTCTTGGCGGGGGTTCGAGCAGCCAAATCCCATGATGTGAATCATCACTCCCATCGCATGATCGTGGGGTGCACGATCATCGGTATCTGGCTGGTGGCCTACGTCCTGAAACAAGCAATCTTCGGCCGTGAATCGTTCAAAGGCCCTGATAGCGCCTATTGGACGGTCTATGTCCCAATCTTTGTGACACACATGTTGTTCGCGATCACGACCATAGGACTAGGCGCCTACAATCTGTATATGGGCCTGCATCGCCTTCGATATGGAAGTGTCGGAGCCATGGTCGCCGGCATGACCACCCATCGCCGCATGGGGAATGCGCTCGTCTGGACGTTCAGCGGCACCATGATCACGGCCTATCTGGTCTATTTAATGCTGTTTGTCTGGTACCGGAGCTAA
- a CDS encoding chemotaxis response regulator protein-glutamate methylesterase: MKKIRVLIIDDSALMRQVLAELLSKDPTIEVIGSAPDPYVAREKIKTLNPDVLTLDVEMPKMDGLTFLEKLMRGRPMPVIMVSSLTEAGCQTTIRALELGAVDFITKPKIDLREGMDAIADDLLAKVKGAATASVRRAPTASPQGSSRPAALNSAMIKTTDMIIAIGASTGGTEAVKEVLQVLPPNTPPILITQHMPERFTKTWADRMNQLCRISVKEAEDGDSVLPGHALIAPGNYHMTLVRSGARYSVRINQDDPVNRHRPSVDVMFDSVAQFAGGNAVGVILTGMGGDGSRGLLRMKEAGAHTIAQDEASCVVFGMPKEAIKLGAAERILPLQDVASGILTHVSRT; encoded by the coding sequence ATGAAAAAAATACGGGTCCTGATCATCGACGATTCAGCCCTCATGCGACAAGTGTTGGCCGAATTGCTTTCAAAGGATCCAACGATCGAGGTGATCGGCAGTGCTCCGGATCCCTATGTGGCGCGAGAGAAAATCAAGACGCTCAATCCCGATGTCCTGACGCTGGATGTGGAAATGCCAAAAATGGATGGGCTCACCTTTCTCGAGAAACTCATGCGTGGACGACCGATGCCGGTCATCATGGTGAGTTCCCTCACGGAGGCCGGATGCCAAACCACCATTCGAGCATTGGAATTGGGGGCCGTCGACTTTATCACCAAACCAAAAATTGATTTACGGGAAGGAATGGACGCCATCGCAGACGATCTGCTGGCTAAGGTGAAGGGCGCCGCCACCGCTTCCGTCCGGCGCGCTCCGACAGCCTCTCCCCAAGGCAGCTCGCGGCCGGCCGCGCTGAACTCGGCGATGATCAAGACCACAGATATGATCATCGCCATTGGGGCTTCAACCGGAGGTACAGAGGCGGTGAAGGAGGTGTTGCAGGTGCTGCCACCCAACACCCCTCCGATTCTGATCACGCAACACATGCCGGAGCGTTTCACCAAAACGTGGGCCGATCGCATGAACCAACTCTGCCGCATCTCGGTGAAGGAAGCCGAGGACGGAGACAGTGTGCTGCCCGGACACGCGCTCATTGCTCCCGGCAATTACCATATGACGCTGGTCCGCAGCGGCGCACGGTATTCAGTTCGCATCAACCAAGACGATCCGGTGAATCGCCATCGTCCATCAGTCGACGTCATGTTCGACTCCGTCGCGCAGTTCGCCGGCGGAAATGCCGTCGGCGTGATCCTGACCGGGATGGGCGGTGACGGATCCAGGGGCCTCCTTCGGATGAAGGAAGCCGGCGCCCACACCATCGCACAGGATGAGGCCTCTTGCGTTGTCTTCGGTATGCCGAAAGAGGCCATCAAGCTCGGTGCCGCCGAACGGATTCTTCCGCTGCAAGACGTCGCGTCGGGTATTCTCACGCATGTATCCCGCACCTAA
- the wecB gene encoding UDP-N-acetylglucosamine 2-epimerase (non-hydrolyzing) produces the protein MTRIDLIAGARPNFMKIAPIIDALTAARSKGSRLQYRLIHTGQHYDRAMSGSFFEELGIPDPDINLEVGSGTQAEQTAAIMVNYERVLSKEKSALCLVVGDVTSTMACSIVARKMGIPVAHVEGGIRSHDWTMPEEINRVVTDSLTNWFFTTSDTANENLRRAGVTDDRIFFVGNTMIDTLLKQLPRLRPPSCWTSLALEPNSYFVVTLHRPANVDGEQQLLGLLQAIAEGTHGLPVVFPVHPRTAKNLREAGKTLPSMHYVDPLGYLEFNYLVKHARGVITDSGGITEETTVLGIPCLTLRDNTERPETVTIGTNELIGTDPRKLPPALARLMAGQWKKGAIPPRWDGKTAERIVEHLETLLLSS, from the coding sequence ATGACACGAATTGATCTCATCGCCGGCGCCAGACCCAATTTCATGAAGATTGCGCCGATCATCGACGCCTTGACTGCGGCCCGCTCGAAGGGCAGCCGGCTACAGTACCGGCTCATCCATACGGGGCAGCACTATGATCGTGCCATGTCGGGAAGTTTCTTTGAGGAACTCGGAATCCCTGATCCGGACATCAATCTAGAAGTGGGGTCCGGAACTCAGGCCGAGCAAACAGCGGCCATCATGGTGAACTATGAACGAGTCCTGTCCAAAGAGAAGAGTGCGCTCTGTCTGGTCGTCGGAGATGTGACCTCGACGATGGCTTGTTCCATCGTCGCGCGCAAGATGGGTATTCCAGTGGCCCATGTGGAAGGCGGCATTCGCTCGCACGACTGGACCATGCCGGAAGAGATCAATCGTGTCGTCACCGATTCCCTCACCAATTGGTTCTTTACCACCAGCGACACTGCCAACGAGAATCTGCGTCGCGCCGGAGTGACGGACGATCGAATCTTCTTCGTCGGCAACACCATGATCGATACGCTGCTGAAGCAACTCCCACGGTTACGCCCGCCGTCATGTTGGACTTCGCTCGCGCTGGAACCCAACTCATACTTTGTCGTGACGCTCCATCGACCGGCCAATGTGGATGGGGAGCAGCAACTGCTCGGACTGTTGCAAGCCATCGCGGAGGGGACTCACGGCTTACCGGTGGTATTTCCGGTACACCCGCGGACCGCTAAGAATTTGCGGGAGGCAGGGAAGACATTGCCCTCCATGCACTATGTCGATCCATTGGGCTACCTTGAATTCAACTACCTCGTCAAACACGCCCGCGGGGTGATTACGGATTCGGGCGGCATCACCGAAGAAACGACGGTACTCGGAATCCCTTGCCTGACCTTGCGCGACAACACCGAGCGACCGGAGACCGTCACGATCGGAACCAATGAACTGATTGGAACCGATCCGCGGAAACTACCTCCGGCACTGGCGCGCCTGATGGCCGGCCAGTGGAAGAAAGGTGCAATTCCACCCCGGTGGGACGGAAAGACGGCCGAGCGAATCGTGGAACACTTGGAAACGCTGCTCCTCTCATCATGA
- a CDS encoding STAS domain-containing protein has protein sequence MKITQEVRNTQVTLKLEGNFTYTQRKPFQEALKAVGTNQVDEIVIDLSQVAFLDSAALGLLMISHRQLQAEKRTLSLAYPQPTVRQIIELANLHKTIPVIEAQVSSMVKKSA, from the coding sequence ATGAAAATTACCCAGGAAGTGCGCAACACACAAGTGACATTAAAACTCGAAGGAAACTTTACCTATACTCAGCGCAAGCCGTTTCAGGAGGCGTTGAAGGCCGTCGGCACCAATCAAGTGGATGAAATCGTTATCGACCTGTCGCAGGTAGCCTTCCTCGACAGCGCGGCGCTGGGATTGTTGATGATCAGTCATCGGCAACTCCAAGCCGAGAAGCGGACGCTCTCGTTGGCCTATCCTCAACCGACCGTTCGCCAAATTATTGAACTGGCGAATCTGCACAAAACGATTCCGGTGATTGAGGCGCAGGTGTCGTCCATGGTTAAGAAGAGCGCATAA
- a CDS encoding SpoIIE family protein phosphatase, translating into MAEPARIIDPTPAAKASKSVPVILLVDDDEITRISMAGRLKRLGYRVIEASDGVAGLAAIRAQRPDLVILDWMMPGLDGPSVCEALRADQELRSSQVVLMTAHDQPEQIAEGLSRGADDFLSKAASKQEVLARVQASLRSSALVREIERTRDDLDRSHRLLSAKQTELESELQSAADFVRAQLPLPGMPAPGISMQWAYQPSLALGGDLFQVSAWGSDTLGFYILDASGHGVSAALRAVALMSFLREDNLAKAVGSFDPGAIITEANRRFPLTPEGEYFTLWVGRLHLPSRTLSYAAAGHCGAFLHSIEGTSQWLSSASLPLGFDPTITFDSTTAQLQLRDRLYLLSDGIYEAPSPTGELWGRDRLQATLETHRTHTLAHSIGEAMATARLWLGGDIFPDDVALLGVEVLDGSASATEKP; encoded by the coding sequence GTGGCTGAGCCAGCGCGTATTATTGACCCAACTCCTGCCGCAAAGGCCTCCAAGTCGGTGCCGGTCATCCTCCTCGTCGACGACGATGAGATTACCCGTATTAGTATGGCTGGGCGGCTGAAGCGGTTGGGCTACCGTGTCATCGAAGCCAGCGACGGAGTCGCTGGCTTGGCCGCCATCCGCGCACAGCGTCCCGATCTCGTGATTCTCGATTGGATGATGCCGGGTCTGGATGGCCCCAGCGTCTGCGAGGCGCTCCGTGCGGATCAGGAGTTACGGTCCAGTCAGGTCGTGCTCATGACTGCACACGACCAACCCGAACAAATTGCGGAAGGGCTCTCCCGCGGCGCCGATGATTTTCTCAGCAAAGCGGCAAGTAAGCAGGAAGTCTTGGCACGGGTGCAGGCCAGTCTCAGATCCAGCGCGCTTGTCCGCGAAATCGAACGCACCCGCGATGATCTTGATCGTTCCCATCGGCTGCTGTCCGCCAAACAAACCGAACTGGAGAGCGAACTGCAATCGGCTGCGGACTTCGTGCGTGCGCAGCTGCCTCTCCCCGGCATGCCGGCACCGGGAATCAGCATGCAGTGGGCCTACCAACCGTCTCTCGCTTTGGGCGGCGATTTGTTTCAGGTCAGCGCCTGGGGTTCTGACACATTGGGATTCTATATTCTCGATGCGTCGGGCCACGGTGTGTCCGCAGCGTTGCGCGCGGTCGCGCTGATGAGTTTTTTGCGTGAAGACAATCTCGCGAAAGCGGTCGGATCTTTTGATCCGGGAGCCATCATCACTGAGGCCAACCGTCGCTTTCCGTTGACCCCGGAGGGGGAATACTTCACCTTGTGGGTAGGGCGTCTGCACCTCCCGTCGCGCACCTTATCGTATGCCGCAGCAGGGCACTGCGGCGCATTCCTGCATTCCATCGAAGGGACCTCCCAATGGTTATCCTCGGCCAGTCTTCCTTTAGGTTTCGATCCGACCATCACCTTCGACAGTACGACCGCACAATTGCAGCTCCGGGATCGTCTGTATCTTCTGAGTGACGGGATCTATGAAGCCCCGTCGCCGACAGGGGAGTTGTGGGGCAGAGACCGTCTGCAAGCGACACTGGAAACCCATCGCACGCACACGTTGGCACACAGCATAGGAGAAGCTATGGCAACGGCCCGACTGTGGCTAGGGGGCGACATTTTCCCTGATGATGTGGCGCTTCTCGGCGTCGAAGTATTGGACGGCTCGGCTTCGGCAACGGAAAAGCCGTAA
- a CDS encoding alginate lyase family protein: MRVTLSFNPNALPQRLASSVKALAAPGRLEWWSHARERALFSLLHLRQGLGRQSLHRAFTAQDVSRYSFCASSSPMLPPLPWHLPADESRLEALLKGFVTIFGYTWAWAPDGSCWHRAPDTGTLWPRRFFADIPIQSGNPCGDIRMAWEPSRLQHLVLLAMLAQQAEPAVRSAAVAAVEAQLVSWVDANPFLMGIHYICPTECALRLLAVCHAMDALRPSALTSAPVWPAVLTLIAGHAELIRKRLSLRLITPHDTLAGAVALIYAGSLFPEMDMAERWLAFGHYLLEEETPRHISHDGGSQEQGVGYLQFCTDLYGMVLALLDHRQSPVPEKIRQVFARSRDFLDEFRNSIDGSLPPIGEGEDEHALSPYMHFVHPTRPHSPGLSTFHLSGYSIIRGRTRDRAIFDHGALGMAPRYTHGHADALSLFLQVGAQDVLIDPGTYTFTGHDEWRAYFRSTRAHNTVTIDGLDQAIQDGSLAWSLPFDTHLVYKDETPEGKITVIARHYGYKDRLGVTHLRGVSYEPPGSWMIWDWLTGTGVHQVELNWHLGCRPIPVDGGYRLEGCNPPLLLTVEGGASTLCEGSVQPVGGWASKRYGSKHPITTLRVAYTGSLPHEFMTRLRIL, from the coding sequence GTGCGCGTAACGCTGTCATTCAATCCCAATGCTCTCCCCCAACGTCTCGCGTCGTCGGTGAAAGCCCTCGCCGCGCCGGGACGCTTGGAATGGTGGAGTCACGCGAGAGAGCGCGCGCTGTTTTCGCTCTTACACCTGCGGCAGGGACTCGGCCGGCAATCACTCCATCGAGCATTTACGGCGCAGGATGTGTCGCGCTATTCGTTCTGCGCCAGTTCCTCGCCGATGTTGCCTCCTCTGCCCTGGCATCTTCCGGCAGATGAGTCCCGGCTGGAGGCTCTGCTCAAAGGCTTCGTGACCATCTTTGGGTATACCTGGGCCTGGGCTCCAGACGGCTCCTGTTGGCATCGAGCGCCGGATACGGGCACCCTCTGGCCGCGCCGATTTTTTGCCGACATCCCGATTCAGTCCGGCAACCCCTGCGGAGATATCCGCATGGCGTGGGAGCCTTCACGCCTCCAGCACCTGGTGCTCCTGGCGATGTTGGCACAGCAGGCTGAACCGGCCGTGCGTTCAGCCGCCGTGGCGGCGGTGGAGGCACAGCTCGTTTCCTGGGTTGACGCGAACCCGTTTTTGATGGGGATTCACTATATCTGCCCGACGGAGTGCGCGCTTCGCCTCCTGGCAGTCTGTCATGCGATGGATGCACTCCGTCCGTCGGCGCTCACTTCTGCGCCAGTGTGGCCTGCGGTGTTGACCCTCATTGCCGGTCATGCGGAATTGATCCGAAAACGCCTGTCGCTTCGCTTGATTACCCCTCATGACACGCTGGCGGGGGCAGTGGCATTGATCTATGCCGGCAGTCTCTTCCCTGAAATGGACATGGCCGAGCGATGGCTCGCATTCGGGCATTACCTCTTGGAAGAGGAAACTCCCCGGCACATCAGTCATGACGGCGGCAGCCAGGAGCAGGGAGTGGGGTACCTGCAATTTTGTACGGATCTTTACGGGATGGTGTTGGCGCTCCTCGATCATCGGCAGTCGCCTGTGCCTGAGAAGATCCGCCAAGTGTTTGCGCGCAGCCGCGACTTTCTGGATGAGTTCCGCAATTCAATCGACGGGAGCCTTCCGCCGATTGGAGAAGGTGAGGATGAACACGCGCTCTCTCCGTACATGCATTTTGTTCATCCCACCAGGCCACACTCTCCCGGGCTGTCCACCTTTCATCTCTCGGGATATTCGATTATTCGTGGCCGCACGCGAGACAGGGCGATTTTCGATCATGGTGCGCTGGGGATGGCGCCACGGTATACGCACGGGCATGCCGATGCCCTGTCGCTGTTTTTGCAGGTGGGCGCGCAGGATGTGCTGATCGACCCGGGCACCTATACCTTCACCGGTCATGATGAGTGGCGGGCGTATTTTCGTAGTACACGCGCTCACAATACGGTCACCATCGATGGGTTGGACCAGGCGATACAAGACGGTTCATTGGCCTGGTCCCTGCCCTTTGACACCCACCTGGTCTACAAAGATGAGACGCCCGAAGGGAAAATCACCGTGATCGCCCGGCATTATGGATACAAGGATCGATTAGGTGTGACCCATTTGCGAGGGGTGTCGTATGAGCCGCCCGGTTCCTGGATGATTTGGGACTGGCTCACGGGGACCGGCGTGCACCAGGTGGAGCTCAATTGGCACTTGGGGTGCCGGCCTATTCCCGTGGATGGGGGATATCGCTTGGAAGGGTGTAATCCCCCGCTCCTGCTCACGGTTGAAGGAGGCGCGAGCACTCTCTGTGAGGGCAGCGTACAACCGGTGGGAGGATGGGCGTCGAAACGGTATGGGTCCAAGCATCCGATCACGACACTGCGGGTCGCCTATACCGGTTCTCTCCCGCATGAATTCATGACTCGTTTGCGCATCCTGTAG
- a CDS encoding STAS domain-containing protein, with protein sequence MQITERRIGESVILDLMGELTYANRTIFKAAVEQCKRGGCRHLILNMRGVRFLDSSALGTLALLTQSLSATQGKVSLLNPQSYVKEIVTLANLHTLLPVYTSEQDALAGSRLPAVG encoded by the coding sequence ATGCAGATTACGGAACGCCGTATCGGAGAGTCTGTCATTCTCGATTTGATGGGGGAATTAACCTACGCGAATCGTACGATCTTCAAGGCTGCGGTGGAGCAATGCAAACGAGGCGGGTGTCGACACCTGATCTTGAACATGCGTGGCGTCCGATTTCTCGATAGTTCCGCGCTCGGCACCTTAGCGTTGCTGACGCAGAGCCTTTCGGCCACGCAGGGGAAAGTCAGCCTGCTGAATCCTCAGAGTTATGTCAAAGAGATTGTCACCCTGGCAAATCTTCATACGCTTCTGCCGGTCTATACTTCGGAACAGGATGCCCTTGCGGGGAGCCGACTTCCGGCGGTCGGATAA